From the Selenomonas timonae genome, one window contains:
- the hutW gene encoding heme anaerobic degradation radical SAM methyltransferase ChuW/HutW encodes MNTFETKLAGLPEEARGWLLGTKSANPLGCAFTKKRVVHPGAGGKRMIMDKAEHASVWQELMNTTPDPADERAVYIHIPFCDKKCSYCGFFQNFTREEAAHHYVDVLLDELDAAADTPYVQGAPFQAVFFGGGTPTALSDADLSRLVRAVRERLPLTSDCEITLEGRIHDLSESKVEAALNAGINRFSLGVQSFDTRVRQSIGRIDDRDTVIATLRRMVEKQGAVVIADLIYGLPYQSMEVWENDVRTQFEIGIAGGDLYQLNVFPSSELARRIESGDLPMLPTTEEQSEYFRRGLEIVAEYPMARRIDTTHWTTDHRERSLYNTLAKRGNDVLAFGSGAGGFIGSFMWRNHGALAPYEKMVEEGSKPFQFMGEQADEHRMHSEIGDQIEHGYLYAPFFEKKYGVDLLTELAPLLSAWEENGLVTRTATGFRLTLAGEFWHDNLIQGFLEAYALTQEDDVKLRKENVALQDMIPKSVRSMLEAMFPDGMPPQMAAALAGKPTPEMENHPHMQMLKNLIEKEREKERSAGDSAPDLNTVMRTSARELGKAV; translated from the coding sequence ATGAATACGTTTGAAACGAAGCTCGCGGGTCTCCCCGAGGAAGCACGCGGCTGGCTGCTCGGCACGAAGTCGGCGAATCCGCTCGGCTGTGCCTTTACGAAGAAGCGTGTTGTGCACCCAGGTGCGGGCGGCAAGCGCATGATTATGGACAAGGCGGAGCACGCGAGTGTCTGGCAGGAACTGATGAACACGACGCCCGATCCCGCCGATGAGCGCGCCGTCTACATTCACATTCCGTTCTGCGACAAGAAATGCAGCTACTGCGGTTTCTTCCAGAACTTCACGCGCGAAGAGGCGGCGCATCACTACGTCGATGTGCTTCTCGACGAGCTGGATGCGGCGGCGGATACACCGTATGTGCAGGGCGCGCCTTTTCAGGCGGTGTTCTTCGGCGGCGGTACGCCGACGGCGCTCTCTGACGCCGATCTCTCGCGCCTCGTGCGCGCTGTGCGCGAGCGTCTGCCGCTCACGAGCGACTGTGAGATCACGCTCGAGGGACGCATTCATGACCTCTCGGAGAGCAAGGTCGAGGCGGCGCTGAACGCGGGCATCAACCGTTTCTCCCTCGGCGTGCAGTCCTTTGACACGCGCGTCCGTCAGTCCATCGGGCGCATCGACGACCGCGATACGGTTATCGCAACGCTCCGCCGCATGGTGGAGAAGCAGGGCGCTGTCGTCATCGCCGATCTCATCTATGGGCTGCCCTATCAGTCGATGGAGGTCTGGGAGAACGACGTGCGCACGCAGTTCGAGATCGGGATTGCGGGCGGCGACCTCTACCAGCTCAACGTCTTCCCGTCGAGCGAACTGGCACGCCGCATCGAGTCGGGTGATCTGCCCATGCTCCCGACGACGGAGGAGCAGTCCGAATACTTTCGTCGTGGGCTTGAGATTGTCGCGGAGTACCCGATGGCACGCCGCATCGACACGACGCATTGGACGACGGATCACCGCGAGCGCAGCCTTTACAACACACTGGCAAAGCGCGGCAACGATGTGCTCGCCTTTGGCTCGGGTGCGGGCGGCTTTATTGGCTCGTTCATGTGGCGCAACCACGGTGCGCTTGCACCGTATGAGAAGATGGTCGAGGAGGGCTCGAAGCCATTCCAGTTCATGGGCGAGCAGGCGGATGAACACCGCATGCACAGCGAGATCGGCGATCAGATCGAGCACGGGTACCTCTACGCGCCGTTCTTCGAGAAGAAATACGGCGTCGACCTCCTCACGGAGCTTGCACCGCTTCTCTCCGCATGGGAGGAGAACGGTCTCGTCACGCGCACGGCGACAGGCTTCCGCCTGACGCTCGCGGGCGAGTTCTGGCATGACAACCTCATCCAGGGCTTCCTCGAGGCGTATGCACTCACGCAGGAGGACGATGTAAAGCTCCGCAAGGAAAACGTCGCCCTGCAGGATATGATTCCGAAATCTGTGCGCTCCATGCTCGAGGCAATGTTCCCGGACGGGATGCCTCCGCAGATGGCGGCGGCGCTCGCGGGCAAACCCACGCCCGAGATGGAGAACCATCCACATATGCAGATGCTCAAGAACCTCATCGAAAAAGAGCGGGAGAAGGAGCGCTCCGCAGGCGACTCCGCCCCCGACCTCAATACCGTCATGCGCACCTCCGCGCGTGAACTTGGAAAAGCTGTGTAA
- a CDS encoding flavodoxin family protein translates to MANEVTVIYSSRTGNTEKVAKQLAEALGATCHSVKDTSAVPEGADLCVGTWIDRGTADAGAKKYIESLRGRRVFLYGTLGAEPDSEHAEKCIANIRALFDPSNEILGAILVQGAIDPMLIEMFKSMPKDNVHAFTEENAARYAAAASHPDENDFAQVIAAAKEALA, encoded by the coding sequence ATGGCGAATGAAGTTACTGTCATCTACTCCTCGCGCACGGGGAATACAGAGAAGGTTGCAAAGCAGTTGGCGGAGGCGCTCGGCGCGACCTGCCACAGCGTGAAGGATACGTCGGCGGTGCCCGAGGGCGCAGATCTCTGCGTCGGCACGTGGATCGACCGCGGAACGGCGGACGCAGGTGCGAAGAAGTACATCGAGAGCCTGCGCGGACGGCGCGTCTTCCTCTATGGCACGCTCGGCGCGGAGCCGGACTCGGAGCACGCGGAGAAGTGCATTGCGAACATCCGCGCACTCTTCGATCCATCGAATGAGATTCTCGGGGCAATTCTCGTGCAGGGCGCGATCGACCCGATGCTGATCGAGATGTTCAAGAGCATGCCGAAGGACAATGTGCATGCGTTTACCGAGGAGAATGCGGCGCGCTATGCGGCGGCGGCAAGCCACCCCGATGAAAATGACTTCGCACAGGTGATTGCGGCGGCAAAGGAGGCACTGGCATGA
- a CDS encoding DUF134 domain-containing protein, translating to MPRPKRCRRICSYPDFWSFAPEDAEEEQDETVILGLDEFETIRQIDYCRRTQEECAATMGVSRATVTGIYESARYKLADAIVCGKRIRIAGGVYEIEEAAMPRMKEKGEHTMRIAVPYTDGQIEQHFGRAKQFKFYDVTTDVAEEIVDTVGEGHGALAAFLHTAQANLVICGGIGAGAQTALAEAGIQLVSGVKGDADEAVKQHLAGTLVPNADGGKCKHRHQHGKHGEHGCGHGDHHAHGEHGGHCGHHHAHGEHGAH from the coding sequence ATGCCGCGACCAAAGAGATGCAGACGCATATGCAGCTATCCGGACTTTTGGAGCTTTGCGCCGGAGGATGCGGAGGAGGAGCAGGATGAGACCGTCATTCTCGGGCTGGACGAGTTCGAGACGATCCGACAGATCGACTACTGCCGTCGGACACAGGAGGAATGCGCCGCAACGATGGGCGTGTCCCGCGCGACGGTGACGGGCATCTACGAGTCCGCACGATACAAGCTCGCGGACGCAATCGTCTGCGGGAAGCGCATCCGCATTGCGGGCGGCGTGTATGAGATCGAGGAGGCGGCAATGCCCCGTATGAAAGAAAAAGGAGAGCATACAATGAGAATTGCAGTACCATATACAGACGGTCAGATCGAGCAGCATTTCGGCAGGGCGAAGCAGTTTAAGTTCTACGATGTTACAACCGATGTGGCTGAGGAGATTGTGGACACGGTCGGCGAGGGGCATGGCGCGCTTGCGGCGTTCCTTCACACAGCGCAGGCGAATCTCGTCATCTGCGGCGGCATCGGTGCGGGTGCACAGACGGCGCTTGCCGAGGCGGGCATCCAGCTCGTCTCGGGCGTGAAGGGGGATGCGGATGAGGCTGTGAAGCAGCATCTCGCGGGGACGCTCGTGCCGAATGCGGATGGCGGCAAATGCAAGCACCGTCACCAGCACGGCAAGCATGGTGAACATGGCTGCGGTCATGGCGACCACCATGCACATGGAGAGCACGGCGGACACTGCGGACATCACCACGCGCATGGCGAGCACGGCGCGCACTGA
- a CDS encoding class I SAM-dependent methyltransferase: MKFIGLLFPKNVCMKKLRERMDMLLMGEAFVEYLWKHDVFQEKDIIGKNCLVVGGSYISGGNYAPLLNKRLLHLGAARCDNVMLFDPYFQDSFCDLTDTEEAIGALRYDLIIVLSGMEKTRNIREGVRQLQEVCHVGGKIFVTARTPHDISARRELHTYEDIWRYDLESLEDLFHNCIPEKTAVDEGNGLVAVMFVRGESIDTVSSVTLFNTKRGEHVTIDDELPRGYFDGLSMLDAIGLKYRTDKCSMEHNYLNKYAFFLEKFRLQPTRLLELGIFNGASLRMWQEYFPYAEIYGVDIADRCSQYADERIHIIQADLSDPERVAKLKEIRPQIIIDDASHIVSHQLLALFTLFDVLPSGGVYILEDLETSLNPEQFGESYRDCPLDAYEVCARIARITARKVPDDDSLYAEHINRIGMAAELISVTKGTVIFVKR; this comes from the coding sequence ATGAAGTTCATTGGATTGCTGTTTCCGAAAAATGTTTGTATGAAAAAATTAAGGGAGCGGATGGATATGTTATTGATGGGAGAGGCATTTGTCGAATATTTATGGAAACACGATGTGTTTCAAGAGAAAGACATTATCGGGAAGAATTGCCTTGTTGTCGGTGGCTCGTACATTTCGGGGGGGAACTATGCCCCTCTGCTAAATAAGCGATTGCTCCACTTAGGCGCGGCACGATGTGATAATGTCATGCTGTTTGACCCCTATTTTCAGGACTCTTTTTGCGATCTTACCGATACGGAGGAGGCAATCGGTGCGCTTCGCTATGACTTAATTATCGTTCTTAGTGGAATGGAGAAGACTCGAAATATTCGTGAAGGTGTTCGACAGCTGCAAGAGGTATGTCATGTGGGTGGAAAGATTTTTGTGACAGCAAGGACGCCACATGATATTTCGGCGCGGAGAGAATTACACACCTATGAGGATATATGGCGTTATGATCTAGAGTCACTGGAGGACTTGTTTCATAATTGCATCCCAGAGAAGACTGCTGTTGATGAAGGCAATGGCCTCGTTGCTGTGATGTTTGTACGAGGTGAGTCGATAGATACCGTTTCGTCAGTCACCTTGTTTAATACGAAGCGTGGAGAGCACGTCACCATTGACGATGAATTGCCGCGAGGATATTTTGATGGCCTTTCAATGCTTGATGCCATTGGTCTGAAATATCGCACGGACAAGTGCAGTATGGAGCATAACTATCTTAATAAATATGCTTTTTTTCTGGAAAAATTTCGATTGCAGCCGACACGACTTCTTGAACTCGGCATATTCAATGGTGCGAGCTTGCGTATGTGGCAGGAATATTTTCCATATGCAGAGATTTATGGTGTTGACATTGCGGATCGTTGCAGTCAGTATGCAGATGAGCGTATTCATATTATCCAAGCGGATCTTTCCGATCCGGAACGGGTTGCAAAACTCAAGGAAATTCGACCGCAGATCATCATTGATGACGCGTCCCACATTGTGAGCCACCAGCTTCTGGCGTTGTTTACGCTCTTTGACGTGCTGCCAAGCGGCGGTGTCTACATTCTCGAGGACTTGGAGACCTCTCTGAACCCAGAGCAATTTGGAGAATCTTATCGTGACTGTCCCTTGGATGCCTACGAGGTCTGTGCACGCATTGCACGGATTACGGCGCGCAAGGTGCCCGACGACGACAGTCTGTACGCCGAGCACATCAACCGCATCGGCATGGCGGCGGAACTGATCTCCGTCACCAAGGGCACTGTCATTTTTGTAAAACGGTAA
- a CDS encoding amino acid ABC transporter ATP-binding protein yields MLLHVQNVRKNFGETEVLKDVSLSVEKGDVVVILGPSGSGKTTFLRCLNFLERADGGTMDFHGMQVSLAEASDREIADVRKKTAFVFQNYNLFANKTALENITLGLTVGRGIPKSEAHEIAMEALRKVGMESRADYYPSQLSGGQQQRVGIARAIAAKPDVILFDEPTSALDPELVGEVLQVMKTLAEEGTTMIVVTHEMKFAQEVGTHVIFMSDGVIVEEGSAHEIFTAPREERTRRFLRRVLPEEYEPAALI; encoded by the coding sequence ATGCTGCTGCACGTTCAGAATGTGCGTAAGAATTTCGGAGAAACCGAGGTGCTAAAGGACGTCAGCCTCAGCGTCGAGAAGGGGGATGTCGTCGTCATTCTCGGTCCCAGCGGCTCGGGCAAAACCACCTTCCTGCGCTGCCTCAATTTCCTCGAGCGCGCCGACGGCGGGACGATGGACTTTCACGGGATGCAGGTATCGCTCGCGGAGGCGTCGGATCGCGAGATTGCAGATGTGCGGAAGAAGACGGCATTTGTCTTTCAGAACTACAACCTCTTTGCGAATAAGACCGCACTCGAAAATATCACCCTCGGGCTGACCGTCGGGCGCGGGATTCCGAAGAGCGAGGCGCATGAGATCGCGATGGAAGCACTGCGCAAGGTCGGCATGGAGAGCCGCGCGGACTACTACCCGTCGCAGCTCTCGGGCGGTCAGCAGCAGCGCGTCGGCATCGCGCGCGCGATTGCCGCAAAGCCTGATGTCATCCTCTTTGATGAGCCGACATCCGCGCTCGATCCCGAGCTTGTGGGCGAGGTCTTACAGGTCATGAAGACACTCGCCGAGGAGGGGACGACGATGATCGTTGTAACCCATGAGATGAAGTTCGCGCAGGAGGTCGGGACGCACGTCATATTCATGTCGGACGGCGTCATCGTCGAGGAGGGAAGCGCGCACGAGATCTTTACCGCGCCGCGCGAGGAGCGTACGCGCCGCTTCCTCCGCCGCGTCCTCCCCGAGGAGTATGAGCCAGCAGCACTGATCTGA
- a CDS encoding amino acid ABC transporter permease, with amino-acid sequence MELDLDFMQETFLLVWQGAGVTLSLTALSLLLAAPVAFYFAVLRVRGARVGGRLVRGYVSFVRGTPLILQILLLYSLLPSIVNEIVRDLGLDINIFEAVDPFYYAVFIFTINTIALLTEAFRAALLAIPKGQLEAGLAGGLTAFQTYLHVILPQALVVALPSIANITVNLIKGTSLAFLMTVKDIMAVGKIAASYGYNYIEAYLDVFIVYLVLCTIVQLLFAAAERRVGAFRGQN; translated from the coding sequence TTGGAGCTGGATCTTGACTTCATGCAGGAAACCTTCCTGCTCGTCTGGCAGGGCGCGGGTGTGACTCTCTCTCTGACGGCGCTCTCGCTTCTCCTCGCGGCACCCGTCGCCTTCTACTTCGCTGTCCTGCGCGTGCGCGGGGCGCGCGTGGGCGGACGACTCGTGCGCGGCTATGTCTCCTTTGTGCGCGGAACGCCGCTCATTTTGCAGATACTCCTGCTTTACAGTCTCCTGCCGAGCATTGTGAACGAGATCGTTCGCGATCTGGGGCTGGACATCAATATATTCGAGGCGGTCGATCCATTCTACTACGCCGTCTTTATCTTTACCATCAACACGATTGCCCTCCTCACGGAGGCGTTCCGCGCGGCACTGCTCGCAATTCCGAAGGGACAGCTTGAGGCGGGACTCGCGGGCGGGCTGACGGCGTTTCAGACCTATCTGCACGTCATCCTCCCGCAGGCGCTCGTCGTGGCGCTGCCGAGCATTGCGAACATCACGGTCAACCTCATCAAGGGTACGTCGCTCGCGTTCCTCATGACGGTCAAGGACATCATGGCGGTCGGCAAGATCGCCGCGTCCTATGGCTACAACTACATCGAGGCATATCTCGATGTCTTCATCGTCTATCTCGTGCTCTGCACCATTGTTCAGCTGCTGTTCGCGGCGGCGGAACGGCGCGTTGGGGCATTCCGTGGTCAGAATTAA
- a CDS encoding amino acid ABC transporter permease, with translation METRAFDIGMIGQVLPQLLTYLDVTLLVGFISIALGSLLGGALAWANLSGTAPLRWAAVSYVYVMRCTPSIVLLFIVFYGLPKLAFAVFDYDMNGLHRAVFAIITFTLLFGAYISEVFRAAYKAVPRGQYEAAVSAGLTPFQAFRHVMLPQAAIVALPNFGNATINLLKEGSLAYTIGLIDLIGKGNLIIAQNFGAYGIEVYLAAMLIYWVLVLVLEQIFGWIEKRLDVGTSLSAVAKGQEMGGGDAVGAGS, from the coding sequence ATGGAAACACGGGCATTTGACATAGGGATGATTGGGCAGGTTTTGCCGCAGCTCCTCACATATCTCGATGTAACCCTTCTCGTGGGCTTCATCAGCATCGCACTTGGCTCGCTGCTCGGCGGCGCGCTCGCATGGGCGAATCTCAGCGGCACCGCACCCCTGCGATGGGCGGCAGTCAGCTATGTCTACGTCATGCGCTGCACGCCGTCCATCGTCCTGCTCTTCATCGTGTTCTACGGTCTGCCGAAACTCGCATTTGCCGTATTTGACTACGATATGAACGGGCTGCACCGTGCCGTCTTTGCGATCATCACGTTCACCCTGCTCTTTGGCGCGTACATCTCGGAGGTGTTCCGTGCGGCATATAAGGCAGTGCCGCGCGGACAGTACGAGGCGGCGGTGAGCGCGGGACTGACGCCGTTCCAGGCGTTCCGTCACGTCATGCTGCCTCAGGCGGCGATTGTCGCCCTGCCAAACTTCGGCAATGCGACCATCAACCTGCTGAAGGAGGGCTCGCTCGCCTATACCATCGGGCTGATCGACCTCATCGGCAAGGGCAATCTCATCATCGCACAGAACTTCGGGGCGTACGGCATTGAGGTCTATCTCGCCGCCATGCTGATCTACTGGGTGCTCGTCCTCGTGCTCGAGCAGATCTTTGGCTGGATCGAGAAGCGGCTGGATGTAGGGACGAGCCTCTCCGCCGTAGCGAAGGGGCAGGAAATGGGAGGAGGGGACGCAGTTGGAGCTGGATCTTGA
- a CDS encoding transporter substrate-binding domain-containing protein, which yields MDFKKIGKAALTGLLAAALAAGLAGCGKDSADGAKSADGKKTITVAHTNYYVPYDYVNEQGESDGFEVAVMKEVAKKLPQYEFKFVPTSDDDLLIGVESGKYTVGTKGIWITDARKKKYVFPQNNIGASVIGLAIRKDTANEIVDLPSFAKFSGKLVPIAPQDARYMVIDTYNKENPGNEIKLTSSESFQNADAYSWVMEGRYDGYLEVELSYKNNIEKEDAPYHAFSDKLTYIRYKGIPTYPIFNKKEQAFADEYDKAIEELRAEGKIAELEQKYFGESLSAYLN from the coding sequence ATGGACTTCAAGAAAATCGGCAAGGCGGCACTCACGGGCCTCCTCGCAGCGGCACTTGCCGCAGGGCTCGCGGGCTGCGGCAAGGACAGCGCAGACGGCGCAAAGTCCGCAGATGGCAAGAAGACGATCACGGTCGCGCATACGAATTACTATGTCCCCTATGACTATGTGAATGAGCAAGGTGAGTCGGACGGCTTCGAGGTCGCTGTGATGAAGGAAGTAGCGAAGAAGCTGCCACAGTACGAGTTCAAATTCGTGCCGACCTCGGATGACGATCTCCTGATCGGCGTAGAGTCGGGCAAGTACACGGTCGGCACGAAGGGCATCTGGATTACGGACGCGCGCAAGAAGAAGTATGTCTTCCCGCAGAACAATATCGGTGCAAGCGTGATCGGTCTTGCGATCCGCAAGGACACGGCGAATGAGATTGTGGATCTCCCGTCCTTTGCGAAGTTCAGCGGCAAGCTCGTGCCGATCGCGCCGCAGGACGCACGCTATATGGTCATTGACACATACAACAAGGAGAACCCCGGCAATGAGATCAAGCTGACCTCGTCCGAGTCCTTCCAGAATGCGGACGCATACAGCTGGGTCATGGAGGGGCGTTATGACGGCTACCTCGAGGTCGAACTGAGCTATAAGAACAACATCGAGAAGGAGGATGCCCCCTACCACGCATTCAGCGACAAACTGACCTACATCCGCTACAAGGGGATTCCGACCTATCCGATCTTCAACAAGAAGGAACAGGCCTTTGCGGACGAGTATGACAAGGCGATCGAGGAGCTGCGCGCCGAGGGAAAGATTGCAGAGCTCGAGCAGAAATATTTCGGGGAGAGTCTGTCTGCATATCTAAACTAA
- a CDS encoding uroporphyrinogen decarboxylase family protein: MAISKKELVLNAMDCKPVERVPAGFWFHFLDDEIHADAYAHPELEKKVLDGELRFIEEAQPDFVKIMTDGFFSYPNPVVQKAKTAAELAKVQPLPDDHPFFTRQVAYAKEITRRYGSDIATFYNLFCAGTTIKFMQPGTLAEDEAFLARLVREDKAAVKAAFDVISADLAKLADRIIREAGVTGIYFSLQNLVGEGADRAVYEEVFAPGEKEILRVANAASPYNILHICGYAGHRNELEWYRDYDAKTINWAAVVEGVPLEEGRKIFPAHALLGGFGNLATDILYSGTRAEVEAETARILAAAGRTGVLLGADCTVPRDIDWNRFDWVRSAAGAV, encoded by the coding sequence ATGGCAATCTCAAAGAAAGAATTGGTATTGAACGCGATGGATTGTAAACCCGTGGAGCGCGTGCCTGCGGGCTTCTGGTTCCACTTCCTCGACGATGAGATTCACGCGGACGCATACGCGCATCCCGAACTCGAGAAGAAGGTGCTCGACGGAGAGCTTCGCTTCATCGAGGAGGCACAGCCGGATTTCGTCAAGATTATGACGGACGGTTTCTTCTCCTATCCGAATCCCGTCGTGCAGAAGGCGAAGACGGCGGCGGAGCTGGCGAAGGTTCAGCCGCTGCCCGACGATCATCCCTTCTTTACACGGCAGGTCGCCTATGCAAAGGAGATTACACGGCGTTACGGCAGTGACATCGCGACATTCTACAATCTCTTCTGCGCGGGCACGACGATCAAGTTCATGCAGCCGGGCACACTCGCCGAGGATGAGGCATTCCTCGCCCGCCTCGTGCGCGAAGACAAGGCGGCGGTGAAGGCTGCGTTCGACGTCATCTCCGCCGATCTCGCGAAGCTCGCCGACCGCATCATCCGCGAGGCGGGCGTGACGGGAATCTACTTCAGCCTGCAGAACCTCGTCGGCGAGGGCGCAGACCGCGCCGTCTATGAGGAGGTGTTCGCGCCGGGCGAGAAGGAGATCCTGCGCGTCGCGAATGCGGCAAGCCCCTACAATATCCTCCACATCTGCGGCTATGCGGGGCATCGCAACGAGCTCGAGTGGTATCGTGACTACGATGCAAAGACAATCAACTGGGCGGCGGTGGTCGAGGGTGTACCGCTCGAAGAGGGACGCAAGATCTTCCCCGCGCACGCTCTCCTCGGAGGGTTCGGCAACCTTGCAACGGATATCCTCTACAGCGGCACACGCGCAGAGGTTGAGGCGGAGACGGCGCGCATTCTTGCGGCGGCAGGGCGCACAGGCGTCCTCCTCGGTGCGGACTGCACCGTTCCGCGTGATATTGACTGGAATCGTTTTGACTGGGTACGCAGCGCAGCAGGCGCTGTCTGA
- a CDS encoding trans-sulfuration enzyme family protein — protein MKDFSAEVHGCHHYDATGALTTPVYLSATFRHPAFRRSTGYDYGRMANPTRSALEEAIALLEGGGRAWALSSGMAAINLVFALCKAGDHVLLPEDLYGGTVRLANDIYRRYGIDFEYIDMRDTAHIRAKMRRETKIVFVETPSNPMMFVTDIRAAAEVAHAYGALLVADNTFLSPHFQKPLHLGADIVLESGTKYLCGHNDVICGFLAVKDADSDLAREIELLVKSEGPNLSPMDSWLMLRSLKTLGVRVERQAESALTIAQWLRTLPMVTDVYYVGLPDHPQHALHQSQSTGCGGMISFKVKTPAIAQNVLAHLRLIAFAESLGGVESLLTYPIVQTHAEMPKDLIERTGLDDRLLRLSVGLEDVEDLKEDLEQALKKATQEG, from the coding sequence ATGAAAGATTTTTCTGCCGAGGTGCATGGCTGTCACCACTATGACGCAACGGGCGCACTCACAACGCCCGTCTATCTGTCCGCGACGTTCCGCCATCCCGCATTTCGCCGGAGCACGGGCTACGACTACGGACGCATGGCGAACCCGACGCGCAGCGCGCTCGAAGAGGCGATTGCACTCCTTGAGGGCGGAGGGCGCGCGTGGGCACTCTCTTCGGGCATGGCGGCGATCAACCTCGTCTTTGCCCTATGCAAAGCGGGCGATCACGTGCTCCTGCCCGAGGATCTCTACGGCGGCACGGTACGTCTTGCAAATGACATCTACCGCCGCTACGGCATCGACTTCGAATATATAGATATGCGCGACACCGCACACATCCGCGCAAAGATGCGGAGAGAAACGAAGATTGTCTTCGTTGAAACACCGTCGAATCCGATGATGTTCGTCACCGACATTCGCGCAGCAGCAGAGGTCGCACACGCATATGGCGCACTGCTCGTCGCGGACAATACATTCCTCTCACCGCATTTCCAAAAGCCGTTGCACCTCGGCGCGGACATCGTTCTCGAGAGCGGCACAAAGTACCTATGCGGCCACAACGATGTGATCTGCGGCTTCCTCGCTGTAAAGGATGCGGACTCCGATCTTGCAAGGGAAATCGAGCTCCTCGTAAAATCCGAGGGGCCAAACCTCTCTCCGATGGACTCGTGGCTCATGCTGCGCAGCCTGAAGACGCTCGGCGTGCGCGTCGAGCGTCAAGCGGAGAGTGCGCTCACCATCGCCCAGTGGCTGCGCACACTGCCCATGGTCACGGATGTCTACTATGTGGGTCTCCCCGATCACCCGCAGCACGCGCTCCATCAGTCCCAGAGCACGGGCTGCGGCGGTATGATCTCATTCAAAGTGAAAACGCCCGCCATCGCACAAAATGTTCTCGCGCATCTGAGGCTCATCGCATTTGCCGAGAGTCTCGGCGGCGTCGAGAGCCTCCTCACCTATCCCATCGTGCAGACACACGCGGAGATGCCGAAGGATCTCATTGAGCGCACGGGACTGGACGACCGTCTCCTGCGCCTCTCCGTGGGGCTTGAGGACGTGGAGGATCTGAAGGAGGATCTCGAACAGGCACTCAAGAAGGCTACTCAGGAAGGATAA